The following coding sequences lie in one Myxococcus xanthus genomic window:
- a CDS encoding ATP-binding protein — MGSDDIVAALRQVPLFAQLTGEQLRWMADHGRQLHFPAGTRIAEQGAAADGLSVIMEGHTQWSRRTGTESVPTFTLEAGDLFGELILFLNAPYPHSGDAVTDVRLFRMEPATFWELLRLAPGLSRGLMELASQRSQQQAQDVRPQVELLPVGRMAAELGAELGSPAAAARRSAARLGELMATVSARAMALGDHGLSLPQRSVLLALPREAAERGRSSPPLEPLARAEREEALGSWLEARGVADAWEAAPALVASGLDVSWLESVATRVGGALLGDVLAWLVVAVSCDVLMAEVARGTARVSALVEGVKAYAFMDPVPREDVEVHEGLERALAVLGHRLRGENLTVEREYDPRLPRLKAEGVALDELWTQLVLNALEALGERGGRVRLRTWKDAAHVVVEVSDDGPGIPKDLLPRIFEPFFSTKPHAAGMGLDVCRRIVERHGGDLCVRAEQGGTRIQVRLPA, encoded by the coding sequence ATGGGAAGTGACGACATCGTCGCGGCGTTGCGCCAGGTTCCGCTGTTCGCCCAGCTCACCGGAGAACAGCTCCGCTGGATGGCGGACCATGGCCGTCAACTCCACTTCCCCGCTGGCACTCGTATCGCAGAGCAAGGCGCCGCCGCGGATGGCCTGTCCGTCATCATGGAGGGCCACACGCAGTGGAGCCGCCGCACCGGCACGGAGAGCGTGCCCACGTTCACGCTGGAGGCCGGCGACCTCTTCGGCGAACTCATCCTCTTCCTGAACGCGCCCTACCCCCACAGCGGCGACGCGGTGACGGACGTGCGCCTGTTCCGAATGGAGCCGGCCACCTTCTGGGAGCTGCTGCGGCTGGCGCCCGGACTCAGCCGGGGGCTGATGGAGCTGGCCTCGCAGCGCTCCCAGCAGCAGGCGCAAGACGTCCGTCCCCAGGTGGAGCTGCTCCCCGTGGGACGCATGGCGGCCGAACTGGGCGCCGAACTGGGCAGCCCCGCCGCGGCGGCCCGGCGGAGCGCGGCGCGGCTGGGCGAGCTGATGGCCACGGTGTCCGCGCGCGCCATGGCCCTGGGCGACCACGGCTTGTCCCTGCCCCAGCGCAGCGTCCTGCTGGCGCTGCCTCGGGAAGCGGCGGAACGCGGGCGGTCCTCTCCGCCGCTGGAGCCCCTGGCCCGCGCCGAGCGCGAGGAAGCGCTGGGCTCCTGGTTGGAGGCGCGCGGCGTGGCGGATGCGTGGGAAGCGGCGCCCGCGTTGGTGGCCTCCGGCCTGGACGTCTCGTGGCTGGAGTCAGTGGCGACGCGCGTGGGCGGGGCGCTGCTGGGCGACGTGCTCGCGTGGCTGGTGGTGGCGGTGAGCTGTGACGTGCTCATGGCGGAGGTGGCGCGAGGAACGGCGCGCGTGTCCGCACTGGTCGAAGGCGTGAAGGCCTATGCCTTCATGGACCCGGTGCCGCGTGAGGACGTGGAGGTCCACGAAGGCCTGGAGCGCGCGCTGGCGGTGCTGGGCCACCGGCTGCGCGGAGAGAACCTCACGGTGGAGCGTGAGTACGACCCGCGCCTGCCCCGACTGAAGGCGGAAGGCGTCGCGCTCGACGAGCTGTGGACGCAGCTGGTGCTCAATGCGCTGGAAGCCCTGGGCGAGCGCGGAGGCCGCGTGCGGCTGCGCACCTGGAAGGATGCCGCGCACGTGGTGGTGGAAGTCTCCGACGACGGGCCGGGCATTCCCAAGGACTTGCTGCCCCGCATCTTCGAGCCCTTCTTCAGCACGAAGCCCCATGCGGCGGGCATGGGCCTGGACGTCTGCCGGCGCATCGTCGAGCGCCATGGTGGCGACCTGTGCGTGCGCGCCGAACAGGGCGGCACCCGCATCCAGGTGCGATTGCCGGCGTAG
- a CDS encoding DUF7151 family protein — MRWTWMAVVLLAAGCDGIDLRKLVTQHEARTRVDTEPAGDHCPLGGRAFLAGLDLNDNGVLDDTEVTSTEYVCTTPTPGVLVHMQDVPPGEQCPHGGHVSRAGQDVNSNDILEDGEITREVYGCAEPASGSLLHRARHQPPVDHVPPWLCGWGRTWVEAGPDANGNGLLDDDEVRAMESVCVDPTLLMFVQVPERAGTTCPHGGTGIQIGVDSNDDGMLTGPEVHRTAFVCEALHTIHGHYTVRTPADLAALQRISRIQGSLLIDDTSLTELRLPGLSVVDHTVRLWNNQLLTEVELPGLRFVGDDVDVTANPVLNVLQVGGADVHRLFVGRRVLVSNNDQLRSMKGLLSVSPRVDLILMDNAALTFNPSEETPLVSVDNLMGSLTVSGNDSLRALPFSNLVHVGGGVDIMGNNALVSLEGLNPWTIGGALDISDNASLRRISGLTKVRQLTTLTVKGNPALTNLTDLSALGTLQSLRVVGNASLTRLGLTGLHQVDQAFDVTDNLELPSCLATSLAAAVYTGAAGELHISGNDDTATCGE, encoded by the coding sequence ATGCGATGGACCTGGATGGCGGTGGTGCTGCTGGCGGCGGGCTGTGACGGCATCGACCTGCGCAAGCTCGTCACGCAGCATGAGGCACGCACGCGGGTGGACACGGAGCCGGCTGGCGACCACTGTCCGCTCGGCGGCCGGGCCTTTCTCGCGGGACTGGACCTGAACGACAACGGGGTGCTCGACGACACCGAAGTGACGAGCACCGAGTACGTCTGCACCACGCCCACGCCCGGGGTGCTGGTCCACATGCAGGACGTGCCCCCTGGCGAGCAGTGCCCTCACGGGGGCCACGTGTCGCGGGCGGGCCAGGATGTGAACAGCAACGACATCCTGGAGGACGGCGAGATCACCCGTGAGGTGTACGGCTGCGCCGAACCGGCCTCCGGCAGCTTGCTTCACCGCGCCCGGCATCAGCCTCCGGTGGACCATGTCCCCCCGTGGCTCTGCGGCTGGGGCCGCACGTGGGTGGAGGCCGGTCCTGACGCGAACGGGAATGGTCTGCTGGACGACGACGAGGTCCGCGCCATGGAGAGCGTCTGTGTGGACCCGACGCTGCTCATGTTCGTTCAGGTGCCCGAGCGCGCCGGTACGACGTGCCCTCACGGTGGCACCGGCATCCAGATAGGTGTGGATTCGAATGACGATGGCATGCTCACAGGCCCCGAGGTCCACAGGACCGCCTTCGTTTGCGAGGCCTTGCACACCATCCACGGCCACTACACCGTGCGGACGCCCGCGGACCTCGCGGCGCTCCAGCGCATCTCCCGCATCCAGGGCTCGCTCCTGATTGACGACACGTCCCTCACCGAGCTGCGCCTGCCGGGCCTGTCGGTGGTGGACCACACCGTGCGCCTTTGGAACAACCAACTGCTGACCGAGGTGGAGCTGCCAGGTCTGCGCTTCGTGGGCGACGACGTCGATGTGACGGCCAATCCAGTGCTGAACGTGCTGCAGGTGGGCGGCGCCGATGTTCATCGGCTGTTCGTGGGACGGAGGGTCCTCGTGAGCAACAATGACCAACTCCGCAGCATGAAGGGACTCCTGAGCGTGTCGCCCCGGGTGGACCTGATACTGATGGACAACGCGGCCCTGACGTTCAATCCCTCCGAGGAGACGCCGCTCGTCAGCGTCGACAACCTCATGGGCTCGCTCACCGTCTCCGGAAACGACTCACTGCGAGCGCTTCCCTTCTCGAATCTCGTCCACGTCGGCGGAGGCGTCGACATCATGGGAAACAACGCCCTGGTGTCCCTGGAAGGCCTCAACCCCTGGACCATCGGCGGCGCGCTCGACATCAGCGACAACGCATCCCTACGGAGAATCTCCGGCCTCACGAAGGTGCGTCAACTGACCACGCTGACCGTGAAGGGGAACCCCGCGTTGACGAACCTGACGGACCTGAGCGCCCTGGGTACGCTCCAGTCCTTGCGCGTAGTGGGCAACGCGAGCCTCACCCGGCTGGGCCTGACCGGGCTGCACCAGGTCGACCAGGCCTTTGACGTCACGGACAACCTCGAACTTCCGTCATGCCTCGCGACGTCGCTCGCGGCGGCCGTGTACACGGGCGCCGCCGGGGAGCTCCACATCAGCGGCAACGACGACACCGCCACCTGCGGTGAGTGA
- a CDS encoding caspase family protein — MKKLGVLLGAAALLLARGASAEAVVRRALVIAHNGSDDPSLPSLRFADDDGVLWAETLQRLGVETTLLVDPDEATRATARPVLAGARPPTPDEVKREVARLRAANLVDHELGRQTDVLLVYVGHGNTDEAGRAYFTLASGRLDKASLYADVVDPLGASYVHLIVDACRASGVVGSRGGQTDAAVLAELRGMLAREQLATRPTVGAVFAESEDGETHEWSRIRAGVFSHVARSGLMGAADINGDGKVEYSELGAFVTASLQGVKGLPSRLSLHAFAPTREPRRPLVGPAPKGPSLPLPSGLEHSRISVEDSDGRRLADVRRSKEQYVLLRLPERDVYWIRTPTQEARITLAELSTSGIIDLGDRELQERGPAEEALRKGLFAVPLDKDFYERYVAASGLAPVGLSQAFPPSAGGAFPRFMARQSDATVGWDLGWTGQQAPLGLSTLATGPTVTWRREAPLPSLYYGARATYGLTPLATDDIRTHRGALLGLLGAQAPAYLRVPLFLEAGAGWGFLGITRGQVRMGDPTVLSTYTAAGVTGALAGVRLRLAATLTYDRVTLDQRNYWDRAFGFELALRR; from the coding sequence ATGAAAAAACTGGGAGTGCTCCTCGGCGCCGCGGCACTGCTGCTGGCCCGTGGTGCCTCGGCCGAAGCCGTGGTTCGCCGCGCCCTGGTCATTGCCCATAACGGGAGCGACGACCCGTCGCTCCCGTCGCTGCGTTTCGCGGACGATGACGGCGTGCTGTGGGCGGAGACGCTTCAACGCCTGGGCGTGGAGACAACGCTGCTGGTGGACCCGGACGAGGCGACCCGCGCCACGGCCCGGCCGGTGCTCGCGGGCGCCCGGCCCCCAACGCCAGACGAGGTGAAGCGCGAGGTCGCCCGTCTGCGCGCGGCCAACCTGGTGGACCACGAATTGGGACGCCAGACAGACGTGCTGCTCGTCTACGTCGGCCACGGCAACACGGACGAAGCCGGACGCGCGTACTTCACCCTCGCGAGTGGACGTCTGGATAAAGCAAGCCTTTACGCGGACGTGGTGGACCCGCTCGGCGCCAGCTACGTCCACCTCATCGTGGACGCGTGCCGCGCGTCAGGCGTCGTGGGCAGCCGGGGCGGTCAGACAGACGCGGCGGTGCTCGCGGAGCTGCGCGGCATGCTGGCCCGCGAGCAGCTCGCCACCCGGCCCACCGTGGGCGCCGTGTTCGCGGAGAGCGAGGACGGCGAGACGCACGAGTGGTCCCGCATCCGCGCCGGTGTCTTCAGCCACGTGGCACGCTCTGGCCTCATGGGCGCCGCGGACATCAACGGCGACGGCAAGGTGGAGTACAGCGAGCTGGGCGCCTTCGTCACCGCGTCGCTCCAGGGCGTGAAGGGCCTTCCCTCGCGCCTGTCCCTCCACGCCTTCGCCCCCACCCGCGAGCCCCGGCGTCCGCTGGTGGGCCCCGCGCCGAAGGGCCCTAGCCTTCCGCTGCCCTCCGGGCTCGAGCACTCGCGCATCTCCGTCGAGGACTCGGACGGACGGAGGCTGGCCGACGTGCGCCGCTCCAAGGAACAATACGTGCTGCTGCGCCTGCCCGAGCGCGACGTGTATTGGATTCGCACGCCCACGCAGGAGGCCCGCATCACCCTGGCCGAGCTGTCCACCAGCGGCATCATCGACCTGGGCGACCGAGAGCTCCAGGAGCGCGGCCCCGCCGAGGAGGCCCTGCGCAAGGGCTTGTTCGCGGTGCCGCTCGACAAGGACTTCTACGAGCGCTACGTGGCGGCCTCTGGGCTCGCGCCCGTGGGCCTGTCCCAGGCGTTTCCTCCGAGCGCGGGCGGCGCCTTTCCGCGGTTCATGGCGCGACAGTCCGACGCCACGGTGGGCTGGGACCTGGGCTGGACGGGACAGCAGGCACCGCTCGGCTTGAGCACGCTGGCCACCGGCCCCACCGTGACGTGGCGGCGCGAGGCCCCCCTGCCTTCGCTCTACTACGGCGCGCGTGCCACCTATGGCCTGACGCCCCTGGCCACCGACGACATCCGCACCCACCGGGGTGCGCTGCTGGGGCTCCTGGGCGCACAGGCACCGGCATACCTGCGCGTGCCGCTGTTCCTGGAGGCGGGAGCGGGCTGGGGCTTTCTGGGAATCACTCGCGGACAGGTGCGCATGGGCGACCCCACCGTGCTCTCCACGTACACCGCCGCGGGGGTGACGGGAGCGCTGGCGGGCGTGCGGCTGCGTCTGGCGGCCACGCTCACCTACGACCGCGTCACCCTGGACCAGCGCAATTACTGGGACCGCGCGTTCGGCTTCGAACTGGCGCTGCGACGCTGA
- a CDS encoding DUF7151 family protein, with protein MWTWAMVLVAGCDGIDLRRLVEQHEARTRVANEPSGPNCERGGKAVLSGLDLDDDGVLDDDEVTGTEYICVTPSPGILVRTRQLPPGEPCALGGQLTRAGMDLDADGILSDDEVTREVHGCMESAPVLARVRPLMTHPMVCRYDNALLEAGVDLNENGVLDEHELRAAARFCADPAVTLLRQRPEPEGPNCTTGGALVEAGVDTNQNTVLDDAEVLAGSYVCQLSATHDGTYAVENAADLEALKSFSIIRGELAIEHTDVTTVVLPGLVSVEGPLSIHDNPALTRVELSGLRYVGGTLSIRGSNPLNEVRVGPQTPEALPAVRVDSLTLYTLPALSSLSGVAAVAPYFDLTVWNTGVLWSPDTFPHVQVLAGTLTVHKNAALEKLPVSRLKEVGGSVTISDNPMLQSLEGLGPLTRVGGVLDLSSNNALTHLTGLEHLTVVKDRIIVMNNARLLDLRFDALSETGALAVAGNALLEQVGPMPSLLRVQGDVILAENPRLLRATDLPELQSMGGALFVTRNPLLTDLSGFQQVTWMDGLYVTGNDALENLGTLGSLHTVGTLELRKNPAMTALNLDALARVRDAFIVTENPRLPSCRATMLADDVYTGPPEERLIGNNDSVTPCHL; from the coding sequence ATGTGGACGTGGGCGATGGTCCTGGTCGCCGGGTGTGACGGCATCGACCTGCGCCGGCTCGTCGAGCAGCACGAGGCGCGCACCCGGGTGGCCAACGAGCCCTCCGGCCCCAACTGCGAGCGCGGAGGGAAGGCCGTCCTCTCGGGGCTGGACCTTGACGATGACGGCGTGCTCGACGACGACGAGGTGACGGGCACCGAGTACATCTGCGTCACGCCCTCGCCGGGCATCTTGGTGCGCACACGACAGCTTCCACCCGGCGAGCCCTGTGCGCTGGGTGGACAGCTCACGCGGGCGGGGATGGACCTGGATGCAGACGGCATCCTTTCGGATGACGAGGTGACTCGCGAGGTCCACGGCTGCATGGAGTCGGCGCCGGTCCTCGCCCGCGTCAGGCCGTTGATGACCCACCCCATGGTCTGCCGGTACGACAACGCGCTCTTGGAGGCCGGCGTGGACCTCAATGAGAACGGCGTGCTCGATGAGCATGAGCTCCGGGCGGCCGCCCGCTTCTGCGCGGACCCCGCCGTGACGCTGCTGCGCCAGCGGCCAGAGCCCGAGGGCCCGAACTGCACCACCGGAGGCGCCTTGGTGGAGGCGGGCGTGGACACCAACCAGAACACGGTGCTCGACGACGCCGAAGTCCTCGCGGGCAGCTACGTGTGCCAGCTGTCGGCGACCCATGACGGGACGTACGCGGTGGAGAACGCGGCCGACCTGGAGGCGTTGAAGTCCTTCTCCATCATTCGCGGTGAGCTCGCCATCGAGCACACGGACGTCACGACGGTGGTGCTGCCCGGCCTCGTGTCGGTGGAAGGTCCGCTGTCCATCCACGACAACCCGGCGCTGACGCGGGTGGAGCTGTCTGGGCTTCGCTACGTGGGGGGAACGTTGAGCATCCGCGGCAGCAACCCGCTCAACGAGGTGCGCGTCGGACCGCAGACGCCGGAGGCGCTTCCAGCCGTTCGCGTCGACAGCCTGACGCTCTACACGCTCCCCGCCTTGTCCTCCCTGAGCGGCGTGGCCGCCGTGGCGCCCTACTTCGACCTCACCGTGTGGAACACCGGCGTGCTGTGGAGCCCCGACACGTTCCCCCACGTCCAGGTGCTGGCGGGCACGCTCACCGTCCACAAGAACGCCGCGCTGGAGAAGCTGCCGGTGTCCCGTCTGAAGGAGGTGGGAGGGAGCGTCACGATTTCGGACAACCCGATGCTTCAGTCCCTGGAGGGGCTGGGACCTTTGACGAGAGTCGGCGGTGTGCTCGACCTCTCCAGCAACAACGCCCTCACGCACCTCACCGGGCTGGAACACCTGACGGTGGTGAAGGACCGCATCATCGTGATGAACAACGCCCGGCTCTTGGACCTCCGCTTCGATGCCCTCTCCGAGACAGGCGCGCTCGCCGTGGCGGGCAACGCGCTGCTGGAGCAGGTGGGCCCGATGCCATCACTGCTCCGGGTGCAGGGGGACGTCATCCTGGCGGAGAACCCACGGCTGCTGCGCGCGACGGACCTGCCGGAGCTCCAGAGCATGGGAGGCGCCCTGTTCGTCACCCGCAACCCACTGCTGACCGACCTGTCTGGCTTCCAGCAGGTGACGTGGATGGACGGGCTGTACGTCACGGGCAACGACGCGCTGGAGAACCTGGGGACCCTGGGCTCGCTCCACACCGTGGGCACCTTGGAGCTGCGGAAGAATCCGGCGATGACGGCGCTGAACCTGGACGCACTCGCGCGCGTGCGCGACGCGTTCATCGTCACGGAAAATCCCCGGCTCCCCTCGTGCCGGGCCACGATGCTCGCGGACGACGTGTACACCGGGCCGCCGGAGGAGCGCCTCATCGGGAACAACGACAGCGTCACGCCTTGCCACCTCTAG
- a CDS encoding DUF6311 domain-containing protein, with protein sequence MAWFLWLGGGRAIPPTRIDWMIREDWAASGFGWLFYRNAPWGLPLTSSPNQLHPHGTSVALTDGNPLLAVLFKPFNALLPADFQYHGLWLALGFALMGWFGAKLVSVVSSRPTHQLLGGLLLALAPPMAARLGHLTLCSHWLLVAMMWLHLRDTPDAHAAKRSLLWAAALNAVGAGTHPYLVAMLAPLAMALTVRLALGRVISWGRALLASVGIVVLDVLIFALFGYFVGSNLGAEGFGQFSADLTTLFNPTDWSRLLPSLPVARRQGEGFGYVGAGALLLVVLSVVGAALRFRSLRDLPWRRGLPFAVAVLLLAVYALSSRVTWTGRLVVDLGGLYEPFSRLTSAFRASGRFIWPLCYAVMGGALLLWLRQWRERAWVGTAVLALVVAVQAYDVRQDKSELRRRPEGFRRLQAPEWAELKGHYQHLALFPPQVQWVCPYNEPLVNATGYMAYRLGLTFNSGYVTRTPPSIAEECNATMRPGGVDGDTVYVVVRQQVGAFLRAGARCGMLEGLPVCVAGQRNDAFAQTLTRQPLR encoded by the coding sequence TTGGCGTGGTTCCTCTGGCTCGGCGGTGGCCGGGCGATTCCGCCCACGCGCATCGACTGGATGATACGCGAGGACTGGGCGGCCTCCGGCTTCGGCTGGCTGTTCTACCGCAACGCCCCATGGGGCCTGCCGCTCACGAGCTCGCCCAACCAGCTCCATCCGCATGGCACCTCCGTGGCGCTCACGGACGGAAATCCCCTGCTGGCGGTGCTGTTCAAGCCCTTCAACGCGCTGCTGCCCGCTGACTTCCAGTATCACGGCCTCTGGCTGGCGCTGGGTTTCGCGCTCATGGGCTGGTTCGGCGCGAAGCTGGTGTCCGTCGTTTCGTCCCGCCCCACGCACCAGTTGCTGGGCGGTCTGCTCCTGGCCCTGGCTCCACCCATGGCGGCGCGACTGGGGCATCTGACGCTGTGCTCGCACTGGCTGCTGGTGGCCATGATGTGGCTGCACCTGCGCGACACACCGGACGCCCACGCGGCGAAGCGGAGCCTCCTGTGGGCCGCCGCGTTGAACGCCGTGGGCGCGGGCACACATCCGTACCTGGTGGCCATGCTCGCGCCGCTGGCCATGGCGCTGACCGTTCGACTCGCCCTGGGCCGCGTCATCAGCTGGGGGCGCGCGCTGCTGGCCTCGGTGGGCATCGTCGTGCTGGACGTGCTCATCTTCGCCCTCTTCGGCTACTTCGTCGGCAGCAACCTGGGCGCGGAGGGCTTCGGCCAGTTCTCCGCCGACCTGACCACGCTGTTCAATCCCACGGACTGGTCGCGGCTGCTGCCCTCGCTGCCCGTGGCGCGGCGGCAGGGCGAAGGCTTCGGCTATGTGGGCGCGGGGGCGCTGCTGCTCGTGGTGCTCTCCGTCGTGGGCGCGGCGCTTCGCTTCCGTTCCCTGCGGGACCTGCCCTGGCGGCGGGGACTGCCCTTCGCGGTGGCGGTGCTGCTGCTGGCCGTCTACGCGCTGTCGTCCCGGGTGACGTGGACGGGCCGGCTGGTGGTGGACCTGGGCGGGCTGTACGAGCCCTTCTCGCGGCTGACGTCCGCGTTCCGCGCGTCCGGGCGCTTCATCTGGCCGCTGTGCTACGCGGTGATGGGCGGCGCCCTCCTCCTGTGGCTGCGGCAGTGGCGCGAGCGGGCGTGGGTGGGGACGGCGGTGCTCGCGCTGGTGGTCGCCGTGCAGGCCTACGACGTGCGCCAGGACAAGAGCGAGCTGCGCCGACGACCGGAAGGCTTCCGTCGGCTCCAGGCCCCGGAGTGGGCGGAGCTGAAGGGCCACTACCAACACCTGGCCCTCTTCCCGCCGCAGGTGCAGTGGGTGTGCCCCTACAACGAGCCGCTGGTCAACGCGACGGGGTACATGGCCTACCGGCTGGGCCTCACCTTCAACAGCGGCTACGTCACCCGGACCCCACCGTCGATTGCGGAGGAGTGCAACGCCACCATGCGCCCTGGCGGCGTGGACGGGGACACGGTGTACGTCGTGGTGCGTCAGCAGGTGGGCGCCTTCCTCCGGGCGGGCGCGCGCTGCGGGATGCTGGAGGGGTTGCCGGTGTGCGTGGCCGGGCAGCGGAACGACGCCTTTGCTCAGACATTGACGCGGCAACCCTTGCGATAG
- a CDS encoding DUF7151 family protein, which yields MKRTWIAMLVLVTGCDGIELERLVRQHPPLTRLVPEPAGANCVHGGHFVRTGLDLNDNGVLDDGEVTVTQYACVTSIPGVLMRVQDEPPGENCTEGGRVYRAGQDSNGNDELEDSEVTREVYGCASSEAVVTRVRAREPFVFPCGEHGAVVEAGQDQDGNGVLDDSEVRATSNLCVIPSEVRLRQSPAPAGAACPTPSTQVDVGTDTDADGLFEDEEVMSSMFVCQPLHTLDGTYRVRNAVDLVALEGISRVRGSLYFDSGSVTEARLPDLMMVEGTLELIDTSLEHVEMPSLRLVGGPLLVARNSALTTLTLGNGSRSLLWVWGDFSLVSNPLLRTLAGMTGAQPSSNILLRDNAALEEGYFTYVSAHSGNITLEGNAKLSTLPFRNLEWVGGSLSIIGNASLSNLSGTVLQKVVGDLVIEDNPILTALSGMPALTSIGGGLRVRDNANLRSVQGMDELTQVGTLEFERNPALEAAGEFPKLARVTSGMRFNANAVLKDLWGLQNVQHSGFLFIGNNPQLSRLMGFDRLLSLKVLTLENNASLTDLSDLALLQSVEELYVLSNENLLRLDLNALESVTSIFTVTENPRLPTCLAVSLAARVNMGGAPEIRGNDSSTPCD from the coding sequence ATGAAACGCACGTGGATAGCGATGCTCGTGCTCGTCACGGGGTGTGACGGCATCGAGTTGGAGCGGCTCGTCCGGCAGCACCCGCCACTCACCCGGCTGGTGCCCGAGCCCGCGGGCGCCAACTGCGTCCACGGTGGCCATTTCGTCCGCACGGGCCTGGACCTGAACGACAACGGCGTGCTCGACGACGGCGAAGTGACCGTCACCCAGTACGCGTGTGTCACCTCCATCCCCGGCGTGCTGATGCGCGTGCAGGACGAGCCCCCAGGTGAGAACTGCACCGAGGGCGGCAGGGTGTACCGCGCGGGCCAGGACTCGAATGGCAATGACGAGCTGGAGGACAGCGAGGTCACTCGCGAGGTCTACGGCTGCGCCAGCTCGGAGGCCGTGGTCACCCGCGTGCGGGCCCGGGAGCCGTTCGTCTTCCCCTGCGGCGAGCATGGCGCCGTAGTCGAGGCCGGGCAGGACCAGGACGGCAACGGCGTGTTGGACGACTCGGAGGTCCGGGCGACATCCAACCTCTGCGTGATTCCCTCCGAGGTCCGGCTGCGCCAGTCTCCGGCTCCGGCTGGCGCCGCGTGCCCCACGCCCAGCACCCAGGTGGACGTGGGCACCGACACGGACGCGGACGGCCTGTTCGAGGACGAAGAGGTGATGTCGTCCATGTTCGTGTGCCAGCCCCTGCACACGCTGGATGGCACCTACCGCGTGCGCAACGCGGTGGACCTCGTGGCGCTGGAGGGCATCTCCCGCGTCCGCGGCAGCCTCTACTTCGACTCCGGGTCCGTCACGGAGGCCCGCCTCCCCGACTTGATGATGGTCGAAGGCACACTGGAGCTCATCGACACGTCGCTCGAACACGTGGAGATGCCCTCGCTGCGCCTCGTGGGAGGCCCGCTCCTGGTCGCCAGGAACTCCGCGCTGACCACGCTGACCCTGGGCAACGGCAGCCGCTCCCTGCTCTGGGTCTGGGGAGATTTCAGCCTGGTGTCCAATCCCTTGCTTCGCACGCTCGCGGGGATGACCGGGGCCCAACCCAGCAGCAACATCCTCTTGAGAGACAACGCTGCCCTGGAAGAGGGTTACTTCACGTACGTCTCCGCACACTCCGGCAACATCACCCTGGAAGGCAACGCGAAGCTCTCCACCCTTCCCTTCCGGAACCTCGAATGGGTGGGCGGCTCCCTGAGCATCATCGGGAATGCTTCGCTGAGCAACCTGAGCGGAACGGTGTTGCAAAAGGTCGTGGGAGACCTGGTCATCGAGGACAACCCAATCCTGACCGCGTTGTCTGGCATGCCCGCGCTGACATCCATTGGCGGTGGCCTCCGCGTACGGGACAACGCCAATCTGCGCTCGGTCCAAGGCATGGACGAACTCACCCAGGTGGGCACGCTCGAATTCGAGCGCAACCCGGCGCTGGAAGCCGCGGGGGAGTTCCCCAAGCTGGCGCGCGTCACCTCCGGCATGCGGTTCAATGCCAACGCCGTGTTGAAGGACCTGTGGGGGCTCCAGAACGTGCAGCACAGCGGTTTCCTGTTCATCGGCAACAACCCACAACTCTCCCGGCTGATGGGGTTCGACCGGCTGCTCTCGCTGAAGGTGCTGACCTTGGAGAACAACGCGAGCCTCACCGACCTGTCGGACCTCGCCCTCCTCCAATCGGTGGAGGAACTGTATGTGCTCTCCAATGAGAACCTGCTGCGCCTGGACCTGAATGCCCTGGAGAGCGTCACCAGCATCTTCACCGTCACGGAGAACCCCCGGCTCCCCACCTGCCTGGCCGTGTCGCTCGCCGCACGGGTCAACATGGGCGGCGCGCCGGAGATTCGCGGCAACGACAGCTCAACCCCCTGCGATTGA